From the Bradyrhizobium ontarionense genome, the window CGATGCGCAACCCGCATATCAATCCGGGCTTCTGGCGCGGCGTCAACGTGAACCAGAACGCGATCTATCTCGAATGCTTCATGGATGAGCTCGCCGACGCGGCCGGCCAGGATCCGCTGGAGTTCCGACGCAAGCTGATGGCCGATCATCCGAAGCATCTCGCGGTGCTCAATGCCGTGGCGGAGAAGATCGGCTGGGGTACGCCCGCCCCCGAAGGCGTGCATCGCGGGCTGGCGCAGCTCCACGGCTATGGCAGCTATGTCGCCGGCGCCGCCGAGATCTCGGTGGTCGACGGCACCAAGATCAAGATCCACCGCATCGTCGCCTCCACCGATCCGGGCTACGTCGTCAACCCGGCGCAGGTGGAACGGCAGATCGCCGGCTCGTTCGTCTACGGGCTGTCGGCGCTGTTCTACGGCGGCTGCACCGTCAAGGACGGGCGCATCGAGCAGACCAACTTCGACACCTACAATTCGATGCGCATCAACGAGATGCCGAAGGTGGAAGCGATCATGATCCCGAGCGGCGGATTCTGGGGCGGCGTCGGCGAGCCGACCATCGGCGTCGCAGCGCCTGCGGTGCTGAATGCATATTTCGCCGCGACGGGAAAACGCATCCGCTCAGTGCCGCTGCGCGACCAGAACATCACCTTTGCATGAGACAAGTGGCGGCAGGCGTTCGGAACAAAGCCTGCCGCCATGCACTTCTGAAACAATGATGATTGCCCGGCAGCGAACGCGCAGAGAGGTCGGCGGCCTGATCGCGGCGACGGCGGCCATGATCGCCGCGCCTGCTGTGCTGCGCGCGCAAGGCGCGGCGCGCGTCGTCGTGATCGGCGGCGGCTTCGGCGGCGCCAGCTGCGCCCGCGCGCTGCGCCAGGCCGATGGCAGGCTCGACGTCACGCTGGTCGAGGCCAACAAGACGTTCACCTCATGTCCCCTGAGCAACGAGGTCATCGCCGGTCTGCGCGACATCAGTGCCCAGCAATTCGGCTACGACCGGGTCGCCAGCGAAGGCGTGCGCGTCATCCTGCAGGCCGCCACCGCGATCGACGCGCCGGGGCACAAAGTGACGCTCGCCGACGGCGCCACGCTGTCCTACGACCGTCTCGTGCTCGCACCGGGCATCGAAATCGATTTCACCGCCCTGCAAGGCTACGACGAGGCCGCATCTGCTGTCATGCCGCACGCCTACAAGGCCGGCGAGCAGACTTTGCTGCTGCGCCGGCAGATCGAGGCGATGCCGGACGGCGGCACGGTCGCGATCGCGGTGCCGGCCAATCCGTCACGCTGCCCGCCGGCGCCCTATGAGCGCGCCAGCCTGATCGCGCATTATCTGAAGACGCACAAGCCGAAGTCGAAGGTGCTGATCCTCGACGCCAAGGACACCTTCTCGCAGCAGAAGCTGTTCGAGCAGGCGTGGCAGCAGCTCTATGACGGCATGATCGAGCGCATCCCGCTGTCGCAGGGCGGCCGCGTCACCGCCGTTGACGTCGCGACGCGCGCCGTCGTCACCGAGTTCGGCAACTACAATCCCGATGTCGCCAACATCATCCCGCCGCAGAAGGCCGGCCGCATCGCGGCACTGGCCGGTGCTGCCGACCGTACCGGCTGGTGTCCGATCGATGCGTCGAGCTTTGCCTCGAAGCTGGTCCCGGACATTCATGTCATCGGCGATGCCTGTCTCGGCGGCGGCATCCCGAAATCGGCCGGCGCCGCGCAAGCCCAAGGCAAAGTCTGTGCGGCCGTGATCGCGCGTGACCTGACCGGACGGCCATCCGAGCCGCCGCCACTGACCGGAATCTGCTACAGCATCGTCGCGCCGGACTACGCGTTCTCGCTGGCAGGCGTCTATCAGCCCAAGGGAGACATCTTCACCGAGGTCGAGGGCGGCCGGACCAGCCCGGTCGACGCGCCGCGCACAACGCGCGCGACGGAGGCGGAGGCCGCGACGGCCTGGTTCAAGGCGCTGACCCATGATGCCTTCGGCTAACCGGCTCATCGCCGTGATCATCACCGCCCTGCCCGCTGCCGCCGTGGCGCAGACGCTTGCGCCGCATACGATCACCGGGGACGGCATCACGGACTCGCTGACCGGCCAAGCCGGCGACGCGGCACGGGGCCGCGCGCTGGTGATCGACCGCAGCGCGACCTGCATCCTCTGTCATTCCGGTCCGTTTCCGGAGGTGCGCTTCCCGGGCGATCTCGCGCCGAGTCTCGCCGGTGCCGGGAGCCGATCCAGCCCCGCGCAACTGCGGCTACGGCTGGTCGATGCGAGCCGGCTCAATCCGGCGACGATCATGCCGTCCTATTATCGCGTCGACGGGCTGACGCGTGTCGGGCGGGCTTGGCGCGACAAGCCCATCCTGTCAGCCGAGCAGATCGAAGACATCGTCGCCTATCTTGCGACGTTGCGTGAGTAAGACCCGATGAGCCGCATGTTCGAACCGACACACATCTCGCGCCGCCACCTGCTGCAGCTTGCCGGAACGCTCGCCGGCGCCAGC encodes:
- the soxX gene encoding sulfur oxidation c-type cytochrome SoxX; translation: MMPSANRLIAVIITALPAAAVAQTLAPHTITGDGITDSLTGQAGDAARGRALVIDRSATCILCHSGPFPEVRFPGDLAPSLAGAGSRSSPAQLRLRLVDASRLNPATIMPSYYRVDGLTRVGRAWRDKPILSAEQIEDIVAYLATLRE
- a CDS encoding FCSD flavin-binding domain-containing protein; this translates as MMIARQRTRREVGGLIAATAAMIAAPAVLRAQGAARVVVIGGGFGGASCARALRQADGRLDVTLVEANKTFTSCPLSNEVIAGLRDISAQQFGYDRVASEGVRVILQAATAIDAPGHKVTLADGATLSYDRLVLAPGIEIDFTALQGYDEAASAVMPHAYKAGEQTLLLRRQIEAMPDGGTVAIAVPANPSRCPPAPYERASLIAHYLKTHKPKSKVLILDAKDTFSQQKLFEQAWQQLYDGMIERIPLSQGGRVTAVDVATRAVVTEFGNYNPDVANIIPPQKAGRIAALAGAADRTGWCPIDASSFASKLVPDIHVIGDACLGGGIPKSAGAAQAQGKVCAAVIARDLTGRPSEPPPLTGICYSIVAPDYAFSLAGVYQPKGDIFTEVEGGRTSPVDAPRTTRATEAEAATAWFKALTHDAFG